CAGCAGGTCGCGGAATTTCACGGTCTGGTTGCAGCGCACGCAGGGAATCGGCGTCTCGCCGCGCAGATAGGCGTCGGCGAAGTCGTCGATCACGCTCTGGCGAAACCGGGATTCATAGTCCAGCACATAATGCGGAATGCCGATGGCGTCGGCGACGTTGCGGGCGTCGCGGATGTCCTGGCCGGCGCAGCAGGCGCCCTTGCGCTCGACCGCGGCGCCGTGGTCGTAGAGTTGCAGCGTGATGCCGATGGTCTCGTAGCCGGCGGCGGCCACCAGCGCCGCCGCGACCGAACTGTCGACCCCGCCCGACATGGCCACGACCACCCGTCCCTGGCCCGGCGGCTTGCCGAGGCCGAGGTCGAGGCGGGGCCGGTCCTGAAGCGCCAGGCTCATCCCCTGAGCCCCATGTCCCAAAAGGCGGTTTCCAGGCGCGTCGCCTCGCCGAAGGTCGCCGCCAGCGCCTCGAACCGGCCCTCGCCGCTGCGCCGGGCCATCAGCCGGTCCATATGCTTGACCTGGCGGCGGGCGGCGGCCTGATAGTCGTCGCTGGCGTACATCTCGATCCAGGCGCGGTAGGGATTGCCCTCGATCCGGCCCTTGCTCGCCAGCATGGAGCCGATCTCCGCATAGCCGACAATGCAGGGCGCCAGCGCCACGTGCAGGTCCAGCACGTCGCCGGCATTGCCCGCCTCCAGCACATAGCGGGTGTAGGCCATGGTTTCCATGGCTTCCGGCTCCGCCGCCATATCCGCCTCGGACAGGCCCCATTCGGCGCAGAACGCGACGTGGAGGCGCATCTCCGTATCGGCGATGGTGTGCAGCCCGTCGGCGGCCTGCCGGATATCCGCCAGATCGCGCGACTTGTAGGCCGCCAGCGCATAGGCGCGGGCGAAATGGATCAGGAACAGGTAATCCTGCACCAGATAGCGCCGGAAGCAGTCCTGCGGCAGGGTGCCGGCGCCCAGGCGCTCCACGAAGGCGTGGCCGACATAGGCGTGCCAGTCCGGGCGCACGGCGGCGCGCAGGCGGGCGAACAGGCTGTCGGCGGCGAACAGCATCGGGCGTTATCCCAGCATGTTGCGGGTTTCGGCGGGCAGGGTCACGACCAGACCGTCCAGTTCCTCCGTCAGGATGATCTGACAGCCGAGCCGCGACGTCTCGGTCAGGCCGAAGGCGAGGTCGAGCATATCCTCTTCGTCTTCGGAGGCCTCGTCCAGCATGTCGAACCATTCCGGATCGACGATGACGTGGCAGGTCGAACAGGCGAGCGACCCCTCGCAGGCGCCCTCGATATCGAGATTGTACCGGCGGGCGATTTCCAGGAGGGACAGGCCCGCCGGCGGCTCCAGCGTGGTGCGCTCGCCGGTCGGGGAAATAAAGGTAATCTTTGGCATACCGCCTCCATAGCCGCAATGCACGCCGGCCCGCAAGCACGGCGTCGCCGCGCCGGCTCCGCTATTCGGCCGCAGGCCGCGCCTGTTG
The DNA window shown above is from Alphaproteobacteria bacterium and carries:
- the tenA gene encoding thiaminase II, which translates into the protein MLFAADSLFARLRAAVRPDWHAYVGHAFVERLGAGTLPQDCFRRYLVQDYLFLIHFARAYALAAYKSRDLADIRQAADGLHTIADTEMRLHVAFCAEWGLSEADMAAEPEAMETMAYTRYVLEAGNAGDVLDLHVALAPCIVGYAEIGSMLASKGRIEGNPYRAWIEMYASDDYQAAARRQVKHMDRLMARRSGEGRFEALAATFGEATRLETAFWDMGLRG
- a CDS encoding 2Fe-2S iron-sulfur cluster binding domain-containing protein, with the protein product MPKITFISPTGERTTLEPPAGLSLLEIARRYNLDIEGACEGSLACSTCHVIVDPEWFDMLDEASEDEEDMLDLAFGLTETSRLGCQIILTEELDGLVVTLPAETRNMLG